The Primulina tabacum isolate GXHZ01 chromosome 7, ASM2559414v2, whole genome shotgun sequence genome includes a window with the following:
- the LOC142552399 gene encoding uncharacterized protein LOC142552399 — translation MRKYRRRLRVANEVDIFTDEGFYLLMLIKERRTLKKIAIFRELPKDFCWGINHLVILVEDMPPKRKSIEGDDRTPPTDKTVKGRGRGRGQGTTESSDDGAYERFRRMNPPDFIGGPDPPVALEWVKSLEAIFDYLKFTDLDKWDEFKELFYAKYFSKEVKAKKVKEFLELRQDSMSIVEYTLKFEEGCVFVPFIAENNKDKGEHFFRGLKPDIRRDVHMSKVITYQDIVERALLAEHDEQEIEKERQLRRQAFQARGQGASANVRVGHKGKGKVEQRNKPPSISSDTEQPVCPTCGKPHKGECLVGSGRCFRCKEMGHTAQKCPLSPDKGKVQGRIFAMTKESANPDSSVISAFDVILGMDCLSAYHAVIDCVGKTVKFLADDNDSDVFVGLGSSISVPIISCLQASKFFHKGCIGFLASLLVVRKDSVMQLQDIDVVQDYPDVFADDVPGIPPDREELLDKGFIRPSSSPWGAPVLFVKKKDGSLMLCIDYRELNKVTVKNKYTLPRIDDLFDQLQGATVFSKIDIRSGYHQLKLLRDKQLYAKLKKCEFWLEQVAFLGHIVSKEGILVDSSKIESIKQWVLQTIHSGLFEDSIAIGLTRKATKFEWTIECQRAYQALKDKLTSAPVLVLPCGIEDFVVYTDASKQGLGAVLMQRGKVIAYASRQLKEYERNYPTHDLELAAVVFALKIWRHYLHANVVTDGLSRKSSSVLGSMISKSLLLDLQRNEITLYAEAYIQKIVRLHGIPISIVSDRDPRFTSEFWKSLHQALGTKLAFSTAYHSQRDGQSERVIQILEDMLRACMIDFPGSWDSKLPLVEFTHNNSYKSLIGMAPYEALYGRKCRSSLYWEEVGERKM, via the exons GATATGCCTCCCAAGAGAAAGAGTATTGAAGGGGATGATAGGACCCCTCCTACTGATAAGACTGTCAAG GGTCGTGGTCGTGGAAGAGGTCAAGGTACAACTGAAAGTTCTGATGATGGTGCATATGAACGTTTCAGACGTATGAACCCTCCTGATTTTATTGGTGGCCCTGATCCACCAGTGGCTCTTGAATGGGTAAAGTCATTGGAGGCCATATTCGATTACTTGAAGTTCACCGACCTAGATAAG TGGGACGAGTTCAAGGAATTATTCTatgccaaatatttttcaaaggaAGTCAAAGCCAAGAAGGTGAAGGAATTTCTTGAATTGAGGCAAGATTCCATGTCTATCGTTGAGTATACTTTGAAGTTTGAAGAAGGATGTGTCTTTGTTCCTTTTATTGCTGAAAACAACAAAGATAAGGGAGAACACTTTTTTCGTGGTTTGAAGCCAGATATTCGAAGAGATGTTCATATGTCAAAGGTGATCACATACCAAGACATTGTGGAGAGAGCTTTGCTTGCTGAGCATGATGAGCAAGAGATTGAGAAAGAGAGGCAGTTAAGAAGGCAAGCTTTCCAAGCTAGAGGTCAAGGTGCAAGCGCAAATGTTCGAGTTGGCCACAAAGGTAAAGGTAAGGTGGAGCAGCGTAATAAACCTCCTTCGATTTCTTCTGATACTGAGCAACCTGTGTGTCCTACGTGTGGCAAGCCACACAAAGGTGAATGTTTGGTTGGTAGTGGTCGATGTTTCAGATGCAAAGAGATGGGGCATACGGCGCAGAAATGTCCTCTCTCTCCAGACAAAGGAAAAGTTCAAGGTCGAATTTTTGCAATGACAAAAGAAAGTGCTAATCCTGATTCTTCGGTGATATCAG CATTTGATGTCATATTGGGTATGGATTGTTTATCTGCTTATCATGCGGTGATTGACTGTGTGGGCAAGACAGTGAAATTTTTAGCCGATGACAATGATAGTGATGTATTTGTTGGTCTAGGTTCTTCGATTAGTGTTCCTATTATTTCTTGTCTACAAGCTTCTAAGTTTTTTCACAAAGGTTGTATTGGTTTTCTTGCTTCATTGTTGGTTGTGCGAAAGGATAGTGTTATGCAATTACAGGATATTGATGTGGTTCAAGATTATCCTGACGTATTTGCTGATGATGTGCCTGGAATACCACCTgatcgagag GAgctattagataaaggttttattcgtcCTAGTTCATCGCCGTGGGGAGCTCCGgtgttatttgtgaaaaagaaagatggatcgTTGATgttatgcattgattatcgagaactCAACAAGGTAACTGTTAAGAACAAATATACTCTGCCACGTATTGATGACctgtttgatcaattgcaaggagcaacggtgttttcgaagattgacaTTCGGTCTGGTTATCATCAATTGAAG CTGTTGAGGGATAAGcaattgtatgctaaattaaagaaatgtgagttctggttggagcaggtGGCAtttttgggccacattgtttcgaAAGAAGGAATTTTGGTTGATTCATCCAAAATTGAATCCATTAAACAATG GGTATTACAGACGATTCATAGCGGACTTTTCGAAGATAGCATTGCCATTGGTTTAACACGGAAGGCTACCAAGTTCGAGTGGACCATTGAGTGCCAAAGAGCATACCAAGCATTGAAAGATAAGTTAACTTCTGCCCCTGTATTAGTACTTCCTTGTGGTATTGAAGATTTTGTTGTGTATACAGATGCTTCTAAGCAGGGGTTAGGTGCCGTtttgatgcagcgtgggaaagtgATAGCTTacgcttctcgtcagttgaaggaaTACGAGAGGAATTATCCTACTCATGATTTGGAGCTGGCCGCTGTGGTgtttgccttaaagatttggcgacatTATCTCCATG ctaatgtggtTACTGATGGTTTGAGTCGCAAGTCGAGTTCTGTACTGGGTTCTATGATTTCTAAATCATTATTGCTTGATTTGCAAAGGAACGAGATAACTTTG TATGCTGAGGCTTACATTCAGAAaattgtgagacttcatgggATACCGATATCGATAGTTTCAGATCGGGATCCAAGGTTtacctcagagttttggaagagtttacatcaaGCCTTGGGAACAAAATTGGCTTTTAGTACCGCCTACCATTCTCAAAGAGACGGGCAATCAGAAAGAGTGATCCAAATTCTTGAGGATATGCTAAGAGCTTGCATGATTGATTTCCCGGGAAGTTGGGATTCCAAGTTGCCTTTGGTGGAATTCACTCATAACAACAGCTACAAATCTTTAATTGGCATGGCACCTTATGAAGctttatatggaagaaagtgccgaTCTTCTTTGTATTGGGAAGAGGTAGGGGAAAGGAAGATGTAG
- the LOC142552400 gene encoding putative mitochondrial protein AtMg00310, translating to MSCFRVPQSILSNIERECAKFWWGSNAESRKLHWKKWDYMCKPKCQGGMGFRKLEIFNKALLAKQIWRILRKPNSLVGRVLKARYFKQGDIMQAQLGSNPSFVWRSLLSSRTLLEDGLYWTVGNGKSIRIFHDKWVPKVRNFINNNGSLILNEIRVDALIKDGRRDDEAIRGSVLPYIGDEIHRIPLPQTPRDDSRYWKYDSKGRYSVKEGYRMGIGLYDMPAKQTQFLREFEVVKVDFDQQITLGQFPLVPLVESLLNLVLAPLFE from the exons ATGTCATGTTTCCGTGTCCCTCAATCCATACTCAGTAATATTGAACGAGAATGTGCCAAGTTTTGGTGGGGGTCCAATGCAGAAAGTAGAAAGCTTCATTGGAAAAAGTGGGACTACATGTGCAAACCGAAATGCCAGGGAGGAATGGGCTTTCGTAAACTAGAGATATTTAACAAAGCACTCCTTGCAAAACAGATTTGGAGAATTCTAAGGAAACCTAATTCGCTTGTTGGCCGAGTACTTAAAGCCCGCTACTTTAAACAAGGAGACATTATGCAGGCTCAACTTGGTAGCAATCCATCGTTTGTATGGCGATCCCTTCTATCGAGCAGAACACTATTGGAAGACGGTTTGTATTGGACGGTGGGGAATGGGAAGTCAATCCGTATCTTCCATGATAAATGGGTGCCAAAGGTTCGTAACTTTATTAATAACAACGGCTCTCTGATTCTAAATGAGATCCGGGTGGACGCTCTGATAAAGGATGGAAGAAGGGATGATGAGGCTATAAGAGGATCAGTCTTACCTTACATTGGGGATGAAATCCACCGAATCCCTCTCCCGCAAACACCGAGAGATGACTCTAGATACTGGAAATATGACAGCAAGGGAAGATATTCAGTGAAAGAGGGATATAGGATGGGAATTGGGCTATACGACATGCCGGCAAAGCAAACG CAATTTCTTCGTGAATTTGAGGTGGTAAAAGTGGATTTTGATCAACAGATAACGCTTGGTCAGTTTCCACTGGTGCCTCTTGTTGAGAGTTTACTGAACTTGGTTCTGGCTCCTTTGTTTGAATGA